From a single Arthrobacter sp. SLBN-112 genomic region:
- a CDS encoding winged helix DNA-binding domain-containing protein — protein MAASGSLLHRRMLGRLRLGSQRLAGEGAASAPELVRWMTAMQAQDLPAALWAVGVRVPGAGLSDVRAAIDSGTVVRSWPMRGTLHLVAPEDLRWMLDLTAERLTRSIAARHRQLEITWTDVEKARDLALDRILTDGPLSRPGLFKVFDAGGQPTQGQRGVHLLGTLCRHGWLVPGPLSGNQQLIAAFDEWIPESRRMERQEATAEFALRYFRSHGPATLRDFAWWTQLPLTEVRAAFQHVRSQLVELDIDGTSYWLSPDVAALLESGVPGGRSVHLLPGFDEFVLGYTDRTPVLAPEDFDLIVPGGNGVFKKTVVVAGKVVGTWALQGTGRGAAVVPELFDEAKPLGPAAHAALAKAAGRYTTFLAT, from the coding sequence ATGGCTGCATCTGGTTCCCTGCTTCACCGCAGGATGCTCGGCAGGCTCCGGCTCGGATCACAACGGCTTGCCGGGGAGGGTGCTGCCTCAGCTCCGGAGCTGGTCCGGTGGATGACCGCAATGCAGGCACAGGACCTGCCGGCAGCCCTCTGGGCCGTGGGGGTTAGGGTGCCCGGTGCGGGGCTTTCCGACGTGCGTGCTGCCATCGATTCCGGGACTGTGGTCCGGTCCTGGCCCATGCGGGGAACACTGCACCTCGTTGCCCCCGAGGACCTGCGCTGGATGCTGGACCTCACCGCCGAACGGCTCACCAGGAGCATCGCGGCCAGGCACCGGCAACTGGAAATCACCTGGACTGATGTTGAGAAGGCGCGCGACCTGGCGCTGGACCGCATCCTCACTGATGGTCCCCTCAGCCGCCCCGGGCTGTTCAAGGTGTTCGACGCCGGCGGCCAGCCCACGCAGGGCCAGCGCGGCGTCCATCTCCTGGGCACGCTGTGCCGGCACGGCTGGCTGGTACCGGGGCCGCTGTCCGGCAACCAGCAGCTGATCGCGGCCTTCGATGAATGGATCCCGGAGTCCCGCCGGATGGAGCGCCAGGAAGCCACTGCCGAGTTTGCGCTGCGCTACTTCCGAAGCCATGGTCCGGCCACCCTGCGCGACTTCGCCTGGTGGACGCAGCTGCCGCTGACCGAGGTTCGCGCCGCGTTCCAGCACGTCCGGAGCCAGCTGGTGGAGCTGGACATCGATGGCACCAGCTACTGGCTCTCACCGGACGTGGCCGCCCTCCTGGAATCCGGAGTCCCCGGCGGCCGCTCCGTCCACCTGCTGCCCGGATTCGATGAGTTCGTCCTCGGCTACACGGACCGGACACCCGTCCTGGCGCCGGAGGATTTCGACTTGATCGTGCCGGGCGGCAACGGCGTCTTCAAGAAGACGGTGGTCGTCGCGGGGAAGGTGGTGGGCACCTGGGCGCTCCAGGGCACGGGCCGTGGTGCCGCCGTCGTCCCTGAACTCTTTGATGAGGCCAAGCCGCTGGGCCCGGCAGCCCACGCAGCCCTTGCCAAGGCAGCGGGGCGTTACACCACGTTCCTGGCCACCTGA
- the asd gene encoding aspartate-semialdehyde dehydrogenase has product MTTAATPSVGLVGWRGMVGSVLMQRMQDEGDFANINPVFFSTSNAGGAAPSFAEGAGKLENAFDVDTLAKLPIIVTAQGGDYTKQVHGELRSRGWDGLWIDAASTLRMSDDSIIVLDPINRDVIDKGLVNGTKDFIGGNCTVSCMLMGLGGLFKNGLVEWGTSMTYQAASGGGARHMRELLSQFGTLNAEVSTELDDPASAILDIDRKVLAHQRSDIDAAQFGVPLAGSLIPWIDADLGNGQSKEEWKAGVETNKILGTSEENRVIMDGLCVRIGAMRSHSQALTLKLREDLSVAEIEKLLAEDNQWAKVVPNTKEASMAELTPVAASGTLDIPVGRIRKMEMGPQYISAFTVGDQLLWGAAEPLRRMLNIATGNL; this is encoded by the coding sequence ATGACTACAGCAGCTACCCCCTCCGTCGGCCTGGTCGGATGGCGCGGCATGGTCGGTTCCGTCCTCATGCAGCGCATGCAGGACGAGGGCGACTTCGCCAACATCAACCCGGTGTTCTTCTCCACCTCCAACGCGGGAGGTGCCGCGCCTTCCTTCGCTGAAGGCGCCGGCAAGCTCGAGAACGCGTTCGACGTCGACACGCTGGCCAAGCTGCCTATTATCGTCACTGCCCAGGGCGGGGACTACACCAAGCAGGTCCACGGCGAGCTGCGCAGCCGCGGCTGGGACGGCCTCTGGATCGACGCCGCTTCCACCCTGCGCATGAGCGACGACTCGATCATCGTGCTGGACCCCATCAACCGCGACGTCATCGACAAGGGCCTGGTGAACGGCACCAAGGACTTCATCGGCGGCAACTGCACCGTCTCCTGCATGCTGATGGGCCTCGGCGGCCTGTTCAAGAATGGCCTGGTGGAGTGGGGCACCTCCATGACCTACCAGGCTGCCTCCGGGGGCGGTGCCCGCCACATGCGTGAGCTCCTCAGCCAGTTCGGGACGCTCAACGCCGAGGTCAGCACCGAACTGGACGACCCCGCGTCGGCCATCCTGGACATCGACCGCAAGGTCCTGGCCCACCAGCGCAGCGACATCGACGCCGCCCAGTTCGGCGTCCCCCTTGCCGGCTCCCTGATCCCTTGGATCGACGCCGACCTGGGCAACGGACAGTCCAAGGAAGAGTGGAAGGCCGGGGTTGAGACCAACAAGATCCTGGGCACCTCCGAGGAAAACCGCGTGATCATGGACGGCCTCTGCGTCCGCATCGGCGCCATGCGCTCCCACTCCCAGGCACTGACGCTCAAGCTCCGCGAGGACCTGTCGGTCGCCGAGATCGAGAAGCTCCTCGCCGAGGACAACCAGTGGGCCAAGGTGGTGCCCAACACCAAGGAAGCCTCCATGGCCGAGCTGACCCCGGTGGCCGCATCGGGCACCCTGGACATTCCGGTGGGCCGCATCCGCAAGATGGAAATGGGCCCGCAGTACATCAGCGCTTTCACCGTGGGCGACCAGCTCCTCTGGGGCGCCGCCGAGCCGCTGCGCCGCATGCTCAACATCGCCACCGGCAACCTGTAG